TTCAAAGCATGCTGAAATTAAGCTTGATTTACGCCAATTCGCTTTTAATCCGACCATCGCCGGGCGTAGCATTGCACTCGGATCTTCTAGCTTGTTTATGTTCCTATATTTCAGTTTCATTGCGGCGATACATAACAAATTATTTATGACTTACGGCGATGCGGTGCAAGTGGGTGCCTTCGCAATCGTAGGCTATTTAGCCACCATGTACTACTTGGCTTCAGAAGGCATCGCCAATGGTATGCAACCCCCCGTGAGTTACTATTTTGGCGCTAAGCAAGTAGAACGCATTCGTGCAACAGTATGGTTGGCGTTAAAGGTGATTTTAATTTCCGGGATAGCCACAGTGGCGATTGTTAACCTCTACCCTGAGGCATTAATTGGCATGTTCAGTAATGGTGACCAAGCGCTATTAGACGCCACCAAAAATGGCCTCAGACTGCATCTATTTGCTCTATTTTTAGATGGCTTTATCTTCTTAGCATCGGTTTACTTTATGTCGGTTAACCAGGGCGGTAAGGCTTTAGCTATTTCCATTGGTAATATGGTGATCCAACTGCCGTTCCTTTATGTTCTGCCTAAAATCATGGGCCTGAATGGCATTTGGATGAGTGTGCCGATATCTAATATCGTCCTTACCTTGATCATCGTTCCGTTTCTTTGGCGTGATCTCAAAAACATCAGCAATCAAAACGACGGACAGTCCGTCGGTAAAGAAGCATCCGTCAAGGAAGAACGGCCAACAAAACTGCAAACCAATACGTAATCGTCACGACTGAAATGGTTTAAAGTACTAAACGCTGTATCAAGCTAACAACGCGCCACAACAAATGCATTATTAATAAAAGCATTGCTGTGGCGTTTTTCGTTTCTAAAGCTAAAATTTCGTTGGCCTCTAGATCCTATGATAAAACCATAGGAAACCTATTTATTGATTTGGAAAATTTAGCGGATAATTCAGTCATACCTCAGGGGATGAGGTGAAAAACCTTCACTACGAATCAATTAATGAGGCACCAAATTATGAACAAATCTATCCTAGCTATTACTTTGGCACTGACTTTTTCAGCGGCATCAAACGCTTCAACTAACGTTGCAGGCGATGACCTCTCTTTCTTTGACGGGCAACGTGAAGCGGTTCAAAAAGGAGCCATTATCATTGATGTGTCTAATCAAGGCCAAGAAGAGTTGGCAAAAATAATGGCGAACCAACCATTAGGTGAGTTCAGCCCTGAAGTACTCAAAGCCTCGGAAAGAGCCATTGAAAACAACCGTAAAATTGCACCAAAATACGTTGCAATGATGGAACAAGCTGCTCAACTGCGCGGTGTCCCTGTTGCTGAAGTGTTTGCTTCGGTATCTCAAGTCGATTACAGCGTTAACCAATCAATTAAAACAAGCATGGACGCAAATGAAAATGTAGAAGAAATGAAAGGCTGTACTTCTATTGCCTTCAATAACGGCATCGTGGGTCAAACAAATGATTTAAGCTTAGCCACCAGCCTCACAGACCACACGACGGTAGTCAAAACGGATGATTCAATTTTTGTTATTGCCGACGGCGCGCACTTTCAAGGCATGGGTAAAAACGTGGGTATCGTGATCAACTTTATGGGTCAACCTTCCGGTACAGAAGGTATAGACAACGACAACTTAGTCACGGTTGATGCGATCTTTGCAGCAGCCACGGCCGCAAAAAGCGTCGACGCGTTTATTGAAACCATCAAAGATGTCAAAACCATCATTCCGTTCAACTTCACCGTTGCCGATAATAAAGGCGGCCACGCGGCCATCGAAATCACGGTAGAAAATGGCTTAACCGTTATGCAACACTCAGAGCGCGGCTCAGTACATGCAAATCACTCTGCTGATTTCAAATAAGCCTTTTTGCAAACCCATACTGCACTAGAGGCAAATACCGCTTTCTTTAGCACATTTGCTCGTGAAGACGCGGCTGCCAACTTCTTAGACTATTCACCAGAACTTACGGTTGAATCTATGCAATGGTTGTTTAGTCAACGTCCTATCAACATGACCAAATACAACGGCAAAGACTTTGTAACGGTCGAAGCGATGATTTTCGATACGGTAGAAGGCTGTGCTTATGTAGCCGGTGATAACCCTAACTTTGCAGGTTATTCTCAAGTATGTTTTGACTAATACACTGCCTACTAATACGTTAATTAGTCACTCAAATTGACCAAATAATGCCTCAACACCTATGTGCTGAGGCATTTATTTTTTGTACTTAAAGCCGTAACGCAAATAAGAGCAGCAGTGGCTGATGGACTCAGACAACAAATTTGACGCGACCAATCTAAGTACACGTCCATTTGTCACTTGTGTCGTTTTTATTCAATCTTTACGTTTTAGCTTGCTCTATTCTGATAAAAATCAGCGGACATCGTGCATAAGCTGCGCAATTTATGTCCCTGAGTTTTACCATACAAACGCCTATTATGAGTAACAGCAATGCTTAACATTAAAAAACTTTCAACACTAAACGAATTACACGCGCTAAAAGCGCAGTATTTCTCTTCATCTACCGCACCTCTTGACGGCATGTGGCATTTTGGTTTTGTTCCGATGTCGCCGCATTTTGGGATTTACGAAGACAACACACTAGCCGGTTTTTTTGTGGTAAATGACGACGGTTATCTGTTGCAGTTTTACTTATCGCCAAGTGCAACCAGCGAAGCTTCGCTGGCATTCACCTCAGCATTACATAGCGATCTGGCTGATATTAACGGCGCTTTTGTTAGCACCGCCGAGCCTAATTTTTTGTCGTTATGTTTAGACAATACATCCACATT
This DNA window, taken from Vibrio tapetis subsp. tapetis, encodes the following:
- a CDS encoding MATE family efflux transporter; the protein is MQNDITQIAGNESISRTFWRYAIPSIAAMVVNGLYQVVDGMFVGHYVGFEGLAGITLAWPIIGLIAGLGIMVGMGGGSLVSIFRGEAKPQKAKLALSTSLWLVALCGLLAMIFIITLGDDIIAMQGASGNSKIYSLEYIQVFAWGTLFTIGGAAIPMLIRNDNSPNVATSLMTIGAIINIGLDYLLIGQFGLRLEGAAIATLISQFIVALLGFGYFFSKHAEIKLDLRQFAFNPTIAGRSIALGSSSLFMFLYFSFIAAIHNKLFMTYGDAVQVGAFAIVGYLATMYYLASEGIANGMQPPVSYYFGAKQVERIRATVWLALKVILISGIATVAIVNLYPEALIGMFSNGDQALLDATKNGLRLHLFALFLDGFIFLASVYFMSVNQGGKALAISIGNMVIQLPFLYVLPKIMGLNGIWMSVPISNIVLTLIIVPFLWRDLKNISNQNDGQSVGKEASVKEERPTKLQTNT
- a CDS encoding carcinine hydrolase/isopenicillin-N N-acyltransferase family protein — encoded protein: MNKSILAITLALTFSAASNASTNVAGDDLSFFDGQREAVQKGAIIIDVSNQGQEELAKIMANQPLGEFSPEVLKASERAIENNRKIAPKYVAMMEQAAQLRGVPVAEVFASVSQVDYSVNQSIKTSMDANENVEEMKGCTSIAFNNGIVGQTNDLSLATSLTDHTTVVKTDDSIFVIADGAHFQGMGKNVGIVINFMGQPSGTEGIDNDNLVTVDAIFAAATAAKSVDAFIETIKDVKTIIPFNFTVADNKGGHAAIEITVENGLTVMQHSERGSVHANHSADFK